tttgaatttaaaaataataaattagtttaaaagtaataattgattaaaatatggCCCATGCAGGTCTCGAACCTGCGACCTTCGCGTTATTAGCACGACGCTCTAACCAGCTGAGCTAATAGGCCACATGTTGGTTTGTTGAAACGTCTttcagaatataatatatattctattGGGACATTACTACATGCTATATTGAAACGAAGAACTCAATTATTCGAAGTTAGaccaagaataatatttttaagatacgACAATTgagcaaaatagaaaaaaaaatatattattgtaaaaaagtgTTGAACTCCAATATTTCATTGCAGTTGAATTTGGAAAAGATACTTAGaagatttaaaaagattatttagTTGTTTCATTGTTGGATTGTAATTTGATTGATATGTTTCATAGGCTGTTATACACCTTACCCTGTATATAAGTATTTACATTAATCGTGTCATGTTTACTGTTTAAGTTAGAATCAATATTTCATAGtcttcaatttaaaaatgaacTTCAAATTAATATGCTTATAACTAAGTATATTGTGTTGATCTTTTAGTTGTGATAATACTATTACATGAGTAACTAGTAGAGCtctcaaaatgggtcacaaccgcGTGTTAATCCGACCTACTACGGGTTCCGGTCGggttgagtttaaaaaaattgtatttattttatacgggtcagatttcaacccaactcatttaaATCCGGTTCATGCAGGTTGAACCTATGGTAggtcgggttggcccaccaatccacctacctaattttattttattaaaacttgattttaattttataaaaaaatatttattatttttttttgcttcaaatttttttttaagtttcctattttcaaaattaattaaacacccatgttgagagtgaaatttgggagtgaaatttgtttatatttgaattatagaaagtttgtaatttttttaatttaaaaaaaaattgtaattaagtgagccaacccttacccaccaacccgtggtgggttgagctgagttcgaatttttcttactcgctaataaatgagtcgggttggcttACTAAGTGACTAACCCGTGGTggcactagtacaaaaacgttgtttaatgtcacccagtagacgtcggtttcctaataacccgacgtctatgactgcacggtggcattatcgtaaatagatTGGTAAACTAGACATCAGTGTCAAGGtgaggcgacgtctatgacattgtagacgtcggacctgccccaaaccgacgtctaattgcctgaaGTAGGTGATAAGACATTCAATGGACGTTGGTGTTCACGGGGTtcgacgtctactaggctgcaattaatgctgatcacctaattcccaggcgcttagacgtcacttaGTCAAAcgacgacgtctaaggcctgtctggaaggcgagaagacaaaaaattcttcaacgCAGACGTCGATGATCATGGCAAGCGatgtctatgtgcctgtaattgattatgttcACAAAACTCGAGGGACTTAGACGTCGGCTAagaagggcaccgacgtgaacttccctgacaggaaatcaaacgtcaatcggttcagcttctagacgtcgaatagacggcggatcccctgaaacccgacgtctaatgggtattcaaaaagtcaatattaatgttaacttgaacgtcatattagttagatacccgacgtctatgtgactatagacgtcggttgccgtagcaaccgacgccccatttcattttaaataaaccgcagactcttcgcgacattcagtttctgatatcgcgtcttcctcttctcctttttctcttgcttcaCCTCTTTTTTTTCTCGCTTGCagcacctcttctttttatctcttgtggcattgcattgttgttttctgataacgtcattgtcttcctctctcctttttctctcttgcggcattgcatcttaggtgcgtggtttttattGTTACCATTTAATCTTtgtcagtctttcatcgattatatcttctggttcaactgattaaatttgttttctttgtgttgtgttttagtgcagttttgttcctttcttggggtaacgtagtaacacattctccctttgctagttgcctcccagaaaaagcggcgtttagtgaatttcttttgattatttcaacccaaaaacgaccctggattgttgcctagttatcgtttcactgtgatttttttctcttgcggatgaaaatggaaataagcaacaacccaagttcggttttgggttgaaaagatccataagaaattcaaaagtcgCAAGgttttttttgggggaaactcGCAAAAGAAGATtatgctactaggctatccaaagacgagaacaaaactgcactaaaacacaatcactgtattagacgtcggttaatgcaaaaaccgacatctatatgtgctcttagacgtcggtcagtatcatgttcgaagtctttatgtgctcttagacgtcggttattgctttgtccgacgtctaattagtgcctttagacgtTCACTTAAACCAGTGTCGACGTTTattgacgtcattatagacgtctgtgtTTAGGATGTttgacgtcccattgacgtcaccggtttagacgtcggttgattaatagacgttaaaaacccaaaataactgacattaatcagcgtttttccactagtgtggGTCGGACCGTGTGTAATTAATTAACCGACATTAATTGATAGTAAGtaattagataaattaaaataactatttttttacatataaaagttattttattataatagttgaATCTTAATTTATAAGCATTAACATATTAgataaattaacataattattttttacatatataaattattttattataataattgaattttaatttgtaagtattaataatttaaagtacattatatttatatttttaggttcttcaaataacataatataaaaacaactttttaaagaaaaaaaaaaaacagattggCAGTCTGTCCACATTGCCCAACCTCTATGACTTgccaatatttaaaaatcaattgtttttaatgaaaaatatttacataacatGATGTATACCAAATCTTTTTCagtaacattttatttctcattctCTTTATATTAACCTTCTATCTCAAACTGGGCGTCTAATGTGTGTAAAACTTAAAAGCATAccataatgtttttaaaacaaacgaaTGGTTTGTgtgaaatttgtaaaaaataaggCATTTGTAGACATTAGTGTAATTTAATCCAAAACATTAGAGTATAAGCTTaatattttcatgttaaaaGGCTGCGGAATCAGCATGTAGCAAAAGAGTAGCATCATAGAAGAATGAGAACTATGCCATTTTCTTCACAATTGAGATGGTCACCACATGAATTTGCTTTGTGCCTTGAAAAATGCCTGAAAGCAAAGACCTTGAGACCCGGCATGCAGGTCCATGCCACCGTGGTCACTAGTGGAACAAACATGAACATTTTGTCTCTTAATTCAAAGCTTGTTGGAATGTACGCTAGTTGTGCTCATCTGAAATCAGCTAGGCTTTTGTTTCAAAAGATTGAACACCCGAatgtttttgcattcaattGGATGATTCTGGGGTTGTCTTTCAATGGACACTTTGATGATGCATTATTGTATTTTCGTTGGATGCGTGAGGTTGGCCACATGGGCAACAACTTCACCTTTTCTGTTGTTCTTAAGGCTTGTGTTGGCTTGATGGATGTGAACATGGGAAGACAGGTTCATGCCATGGTTTTTGAAATGGGTTTTTCAAATGATGTCTCCGTTGCCAATGCTCTCATAGATATGTATGGCAAATGTGGCGGCATTTCTTATGCTCACAGCGTGTTTGATGGAATGCGTGACAGGGATGTTGCCTCGTGGACGTCAATGATTTGTGGGTTTTGTAACGTGGGGGAAACTGAGCGAgcattgttgttgtttgagAGGATGAGTTTGGAAGGGTTGGAGCCAAATGATTTCACATGGAATGTGATTATTGCAGCATATGCTCGCTCAAGTGATAGCAGCAAAGCTCTTGCGTTCTTTGAGAGAATGAAACGGGAAGGTGTTGTTCCTGATGTGGTTGCATGGAATGCATTGATTTCTGGGCTTGTACAAAGTCATCAACTCAGGGAAGCGTTCAAGATGTTTAGGGAGATGATACTTTCAGGGATTCCGCCAAATCAAGTGACTGTCGTTGCACTGCTTCCTGCATGTGGATCAGAAGGTTGCATTAAATGGGGAAGAGAGATTCATGGATTTGTATGCCGGAAGGGGTTTGATGCGAACGTCTTCATTGCTAGCGCTATTATTGACATGTATTCAAAGTGTGGGAGTTTGAAAGATGCTCAAAATGTATTTGACAAGATTCCATTTAAGAATGTTGCGTCATGGAATGCAATGATTGGTTGTTATGGAAAGTGTGGCATGGTTGATTCGTCCTTGGAGCTGTTCAAAAGAATGCAGGAAGAAGGACTGCAGCCAAATGAAGTTACTTTTACATGTATTCTTTCAGCATGCAGCCATGGTGGTTTAGTGCAGAAAGGTTTAGAGATTTTCTCATCAATGAATGAATGTTATGGGATTGAGGTAAGCATGAAGCATTATGCTTGTGTGGTTGATCTCTTGTGCCGCTCCGGAAGGACGGTAGAAGCATGTGATTTTTTCAAAGCCTTGCCAATACAAGTCACAGAGTCAATGGCTGGAGCTTTTCTACATGGTTGCAAAGTCCATGGAAGAAGAGATCTGGCTAAAATGATGGCAGAGGAAATAAAGAGAATGAAGTTAAGGGGACCAGGTAGCTTTGTTACACTATCAAATATATATGCTGCTGAAGGTGACTGGGAAGAGGTTGGGAATGTAAGGAATgtgatgaaagaaagaaaagtctATAAGCAGCCTGGTTTTAGTTGGCTTGAAAAGCTAGGGGAGGTTACATGAAGGGAGGAAACAGAAAGAAGGTAGCAATGTGGTGAGACTAACACTCCAGCCTAAGCACAGTAGAAACAATTGCATTCGACATAGCAGCTTGTAGTGCTGCAGGGGCCATAGCAGACCATGAACACCCCTCCAGAAGTTGACGTTTGGACTATGATGTTACTTGATAATAAAATAGCACAAGGGCATAAACTGGAATCAGGTTTTGTTGGGTAGGTTCAAGGCTTTGTATAGCTTTCAGGACTAGTTAGAGGGTTGAGGAGATTGGCCGTACTTATTGTCCAGAGTTCTTTGGTATGCATGAGTTTTCATAGATGATAATTCTCTAGGCCATGCAATTGTTGAGACTTTTCTGGTTAGTGGTTACTGATCACCAACACGATACTGGTAGTGTGAAAACTCTGCTGCAACTCAGTGTATCTTGGAGTAGTCTTGAAATGAACCTCGTGGTTTCAACTACTGAAGAATAAGTATAATGCACTTATGCAAACACGTGATTAAAAgatcataaacttaaattatttcttatttttactgGCTGATTTGCCTGTGGGATTCTCgggttattttaaaattatttcataaatattagaaacaaaattacaagatttgatagattgtttaattttgtttatgtgaaaaaataattgaaaaggaTTTTATATCTTGAAAACTTTAATATCCAAACCATCAACTTATTCTTTGTTggaccataaaaaaaaaaggcatttTAGTGTATAAGTTGTGTGCATGCTTTTGTATGATTACCTTTTTTCTCTCTACCAATAAGTGATATCAGCAGTGTTGATTTTCTGCTGAAAAACCATGGCTAGTAATGTAAGtggaatttttttctcaaatctaCCAATTCttgatgaaaaaattataaccaCTGGTTATAAGAATGAAAGTCATTCTTCGCTATCAAGAACGGTTGAAGATTATGACGGAAGATGCCTGTGAGAAGGATGAAGCCGCAAATAGAAAGAGAGATTACAATGTTCGTTGTCTCTTGCATCAGTGTGTGTGGATACAATGAACTTTGAGAAAATTTCCAAGACAAAAACAACAAAGGAAGCATGGGATACATGGAGCTGCAGAGAAAACCAAGGTAAAATTACAATCCCTAAAGAGATAGTATGGTAGATTATTTTAATTGGCTGCAGTTGTTGGTCAATTCCATAAGAGCAAGTGAAGAATTTGTGAACGATCAAAGTATGGTGGAGAAGATACTACGTATACTCTCACCTAAGTTTGACTACATTGTGGTAGCCATTGAAGAatcaaaagatataaaaaagatttTAGCAGAGGAGTTGTAAGGCTCGTTAGAAGCGCATGAGTTGAAACTTCTGTCATGCAATGTTGAGAAAGTAAGTGAAGAACAACCTTTAAAGGCTTAAGCTACGAAGAGAGGAGGTTTTTCTCAAGGAAAATGGGAGAAGAACAAGATAGGTGGGCGATTTAACAAAGATTGTAGTTATTTGAAACAAGAACCAAGTTTTAGTGAGCATACAAAACATACAAGGTCAACCAAAATCAATTTTGGTAAAGGTAGAAGGGGAAGAAGATTCAAGATTGTAGAAAGATACAATGTTACGATTGTTAGAAGTGGAGACACTATACCACTAACTATTGGCAAGGAAAAGGCAAGCATAGCAAAGAATATGCTGAAGATGAAATCCAATATTACTCAAGATCATTCAAAAGAAGAGCATGTAGTATTGATGGTTACAACCAATGAAGAGGAATTTATAGCCAAAAACTGGTTTCTTGAAACTGGATGTTCCAATCACATGACTGGGCATATAGATtggatttcaaattttgatacaaGTGAAACCAATGAAGTCAGATTGGCAGATGGTAATGTGATTGAGGCTGTAGGGATTAAAGATATTGTAATCAAGAAGAATGTGAAAGAAATTACAGTGATTGAAAGTGTGTTGTATGTCCctaaaattaaatgcaacttGTTGAATGTTGGGTAGCTAGTAAAGAAGGATTTCCAATcataatgaaataatatatgttgAAGGTGTATGATTCAAGGACAAAGCTTGTGTTGAAGTCACTATTGTCAAAGAACAAGACTTTTCAAATAAGAATATATCATTAAAAGTCAGTGTCATGTCGTAACCATCAAAGAT
This genomic interval from Vigna radiata var. radiata cultivar VC1973A unplaced genomic scaffold, Vradiata_ver6 scaffold_285, whole genome shotgun sequence contains the following:
- the LOC106779400 gene encoding pentatricopeptide repeat-containing protein At5g59600, encoding MPFSSQLRWSPHEFALCLEKCLKAKTLRPGMQVHATVVTSGTNMNILSLNSKLVGMYASCAHLKSARLLFQKIEHPNVFAFNWMILGLSFNGHFDDALLYFRWMREVGHMGNNFTFSVVLKACVGLMDVNMGRQVHAMVFEMGFSNDVSVANALIDMYGKCGGISYAHSVFDGMRDRDVASWTSMICGFCNVGETERALLLFERMSLEGLEPNDFTWNVIIAAYARSSDSSKALAFFERMKREGVVPDVVAWNALISGLVQSHQLREAFKMFREMILSGIPPNQVTVVALLPACGSEGCIKWGREIHGFVCRKGFDANVFIASAIIDMYSKCGSLKDAQNVFDKIPFKNVASWNAMIGCYGKCGMVDSSLELFKRMQEEGLQPNEVTFTCILSACSHGGLVQKGLEIFSSMNECYGIEVSMKHYACVVDLLCRSGRTVEACDFFKALPIQVTESMAGAFLHGCKVHGRRDLAKMMAEEIKRMKLRGPGSFVTLSNIYAAEGDWEEVGNVRNVMKERKVYKQPGFSWLEKLGEVT